From the genome of Amycolatopsis granulosa:
GGTAGGTCAGCAGGATCTCCAGCGACTTGGGCAGGTCGGCGCCGGCCTCGCCGAGCTTCTGCAGCGTCGGTAGCAGCGCACGCAGGTCGGCGACCAGATTCTCCTGGCTCCGGTGCAGCGTGTCGACGGTGACACCGGACAGGTTCCGCAGCGCCTGGAGCATGGTGACCAGCTGCGAGCGCTGCTGCTCCAGCACGCCCAGGCCCGGCCCGAGGTGGTCGATCGCGTTCACGATCTGGTCCTTCTGCCCGGCCAGCGTGCTGGACAGCCGGTTGAGACCGTCCAGGGCGCGGGTGATGTCCGCCGATTGGGCGTCCAAGGTGGACACCAGCTGGTCGGCGTTGTCCAGCAGCCGGCGGATGTCCGGTTCACGGCCCGCGGTGGCGGCGTTGAGCTCCTTGGTGATGGTGTTCAGCTGCTCCACCCCGCCGCCGTTGAGCAGCATGGACAGGGCCCCGAGCACCTCCTCCACCTCGACGCTGCGGTTGGTGCGGGCCAGCGGGATCTCCGCGCCGTCGGTCAGCGTGCCCTGCGCCAGGTCGTCGCCCGGCGAGGTCAGCTCGACGTACTTCTCGCCGAGCAGGCTGGACTGGCGGATGTTGGCCAGCGCGTTGGCCGGCAACTTGACACCCCCGTTGAGCCGGACGGTGACCTCGGCGTGCCACCCGTCCGGGGTGAGCCCGATCTCCTCGACCCGGCCCACCGGCACCTCGTCGACCTTGACACCGGCCTGCGGCACGAGGTCCAGCACGTCGGCGAACTGGACCTTCACCGTGTACGGGTGGTCGCCGAGATCGGCGCCACCGGGCAGCGGCACGTCGTAGATACCGCCGAACGCGCAGCCGGACAGCGTGAGGGTGCCGGCCACTCCGGCGGCGACGAACGCGAGCGCCTTCTTCACCGTCCCGCCCCCGTTCCGTAGACGGTCTGGGCCAGCGGGAGCGGCAGCGGGGGCAGCTCGCCCTTCTGCAACGCGTGCACGGTCTGCGCGACCGACGGCAGCGGCACCGCGCCGTCCACCAGCGGCGCGACCGAGCTGCACAGGTTGCCCAGCGCGTCCAGCGCCTTCGGGGTCTGCTTGAGCAGGTTGCAGATCATCACGATCGGCGGCTGGGTGAGCTCGTTGAGGTTGGGCCGGGCATCCAGCGTGCCCGACGAGCCGTTGTAGGCGTTGATCACGTTGTTCAGCCCGACCGGGGCGACGTCGAGGATCTCGGCGAGCGCGCTGCGCTGGTCCACCAGCACCCTGGTCACGCTCGCCAGCTTGTCCACGTTGGACTTGAGCCGGTCGCGGTGGTTGTCGATGAACTGCTGCACCGTGGCGAGCGTGGTGCCCAGCTGCCGAACGGTGGCGGCGAGGTTGTCCTTCTCCCCCGCCAGGTACCCGGACACGTCGGCCAGGCGCTGCTCGAACTGCCGGACCTGGCCGTCGCTCTGCGCCAGCGCGGTGGTGAAGTCGGCCAGGTTGCTGATCGTGGCGAACAGGTCGTCCTTGTTGCCGGCGAGCGTGCGCGACGCCTGGCTCAGCTTGGTGATCGTGTCGTGCAGCGCCTCGCCGTTGCCGTCCAGGTTCCGCGCCAGCGTGGTGAGCAGGTCCGACAGCGAGCCGTTGGAGTTGACCCCGTTCGGGCCGAGCGACTGGCTGATCTTGTCCAGGCTCGCGTAGAGCTGGTCGACCTCGATCGGCACCGCTGTCTTCTCCAACGGGATGACCGCGCCCTCACTGATCACCCGGCCACCGGTGTAGGCCGGCGCGAGCTGCACGTACCGGTCGCTGACCAGCGACGGCGCGACGATCGCGGCCTGCGCGTCGGCCGGCACCCGGACCGCCCGGTCGTACTCCATCTCGACCTTGACCCGGTCGCCCATCGGCTGCACCGCGGTCACCTTGCCCATGTCCACGCCGAGCACCCGCACGCTGTTGCCGACGTAGAGGCCGGTCGCGTTGGTGAAGTACGCGGTCACGTGCTTGCGGTCGGCGTCCTTGAGCGTCCACCACAGCACGCCGGCCACGACGAGACCGAGCACGCACGCGGCGGCGACGCCACGCGCGAGGGAACGTCCGAAGCGGGTTTCCGTCATTTCTGATTGCACCCCTCTTCGTTCAAGGGGCCGACCGACGGCAGGATCAGGCCGCAGATGTAGTTGTCGAACCAGTGCCCGTTGCCGACGGTGTTGGTGAACACCCGGATGTAGGGC
Proteins encoded in this window:
- a CDS encoding MCE family protein; protein product: MKKALAFVAAGVAGTLTLSGCAFGGIYDVPLPGGADLGDHPYTVKVQFADVLDLVPQAGVKVDEVPVGRVEEIGLTPDGWHAEVTVRLNGGVKLPANALANIRQSSLLGEKYVELTSPGDDLAQGTLTDGAEIPLARTNRSVEVEEVLGALSMLLNGGGVEQLNTITKELNAATAGREPDIRRLLDNADQLVSTLDAQSADITRALDGLNRLSSTLAGQKDQIVNAIDHLGPGLGVLEQQRSQLVTMLQALRNLSGVTVDTLHRSQENLVADLRALLPTLQKLGEAGADLPKSLEILLTYPFTDAAINGVKGDYFNLYAKVDLNLQNVLQNLSRSRQNPLGGLLPPALDGLTGGVVGEQANQPPPLPLPLPLGAAAKSAAASGATGATGAQPQQTGVAGIFGLLAGGA
- a CDS encoding MCE family protein, whose amino-acid sequence is MTETRFGRSLARGVAAACVLGLVVAGVLWWTLKDADRKHVTAYFTNATGLYVGNSVRVLGVDMGKVTAVQPMGDRVKVEMEYDRAVRVPADAQAAIVAPSLVSDRYVQLAPAYTGGRVISEGAVIPLEKTAVPIEVDQLYASLDKISQSLGPNGVNSNGSLSDLLTTLARNLDGNGEALHDTITKLSQASRTLAGNKDDLFATISNLADFTTALAQSDGQVRQFEQRLADVSGYLAGEKDNLAATVRQLGTTLATVQQFIDNHRDRLKSNVDKLASVTRVLVDQRSALAEILDVAPVGLNNVINAYNGSSGTLDARPNLNELTQPPIVMICNLLKQTPKALDALGNLCSSVAPLVDGAVPLPSVAQTVHALQKGELPPLPLPLAQTVYGTGAGR